A single Candidatus Hydrogenedentota bacterium DNA region contains:
- a CDS encoding glycosyltransferase family 39 protein, translating into MGQTRQLWAVLILAGAVGLGFQGSHGFLESTEGRYAEAAREMLETGNWLVPQLDYHAHWTKPPLTYWAIIGGMKLLGENEWGVRLYSAVAFVALAWVIARIGALLWDRRTGIWAALLYATAPFAVYAASSVQTDILLSLWEACVVLAYWEARNTQAIRLRKAWIVALWIFMGLAFLTKGPPGLLTPLAVAAFEFFMRRTGREKITFLLPAGVAAFIAIGGAWFLVVILRTPGLLSYFLGEELIGRVFTAQFNRNPHWYAPIYVYGLPLLLGLGPIAAVWFIAAKRYGKSLRWSGIGNRLRQHEHGLFLLVWLGLPLVIFSISESRLLLYILPVFPAVALATARLLAVAFMSVKTEQRVWKYALAMAFVLLSAKGILGYVPNTADTRPLYQFIQKFSGKDTEYLSYESTRLYGLQFYLHGHLTRLWKLPQDKQTLSGIDAALDDMKSNPKHETYLFVTTSKNDSADLESHLSFRGIPIEKANFRGKYDIFIAHFHVST; encoded by the coding sequence ATGGGCCAGACACGACAATTATGGGCCGTGCTGATTCTTGCGGGTGCCGTGGGTTTGGGTTTTCAAGGATCGCATGGTTTTCTGGAATCAACAGAAGGGCGTTACGCGGAAGCCGCTCGCGAGATGCTCGAGACCGGCAATTGGCTGGTTCCACAACTCGACTACCACGCCCATTGGACCAAGCCGCCGCTCACCTATTGGGCAATTATCGGCGGCATGAAACTGTTGGGCGAAAACGAATGGGGCGTGCGGCTCTATAGCGCCGTCGCATTTGTCGCCCTGGCATGGGTGATTGCTCGGATTGGCGCGTTGCTATGGGATCGGCGCACGGGAATATGGGCGGCCCTGCTTTATGCAACGGCGCCATTTGCGGTATATGCCGCCAGTTCCGTTCAGACAGACATCCTGCTCTCCCTCTGGGAGGCCTGTGTCGTTCTCGCGTATTGGGAAGCACGAAATACACAGGCCATTCGTCTCCGTAAGGCCTGGATTGTCGCCTTGTGGATTTTCATGGGCTTGGCCTTCTTGACAAAAGGCCCCCCTGGCCTGTTGACCCCCTTGGCCGTTGCCGCGTTTGAGTTCTTTATGCGAAGAACAGGCCGCGAAAAGATAACTTTCCTTCTTCCAGCCGGGGTGGCGGCGTTTATCGCGATAGGTGGCGCGTGGTTTTTGGTGGTGATCCTACGCACACCGGGCTTGTTATCGTATTTCCTTGGAGAAGAACTCATCGGTCGCGTATTCACGGCCCAATTCAACCGCAATCCGCATTGGTATGCGCCCATCTATGTCTACGGCCTTCCGTTGCTGCTTGGGCTGGGGCCGATCGCCGCGGTGTGGTTCATCGCAGCCAAACGGTACGGGAAAAGCCTTCGATGGTCCGGGATTGGCAACCGGCTTCGGCAACATGAACATGGCCTGTTTCTCCTTGTCTGGCTTGGTTTGCCGCTCGTGATTTTTTCAATCAGCGAAAGCCGTTTGCTGCTTTATATCCTGCCCGTATTTCCAGCCGTGGCGCTCGCCACAGCACGGCTCTTAGCGGTTGCCTTCATGAGTGTAAAAACCGAACAACGTGTGTGGAAATATGCACTGGCCATGGCTTTCGTGCTTTTATCGGCGAAAGGCATTCTTGGGTATGTTCCGAACACCGCCGACACAAGACCCCTTTACCAATTTATTCAAAAGTTTTCCGGCAAGGACACCGAGTATCTCAGTTACGAAAGCACGCGGCTTTACGGTCTGCAATTTTATCTCCACGGTCATCTTACCCGTTTGTGGAAACTTCCCCAAGACAAGCAGACTCTTTCAGGCATAGATGCCGCACTCGACGACATGAAGTCCAATCCAAAGCACGAGACCTATCTCTTCGTAACCACATCCAAAAACGATTCCGCCGATTTGGAATCGCATCTGTCCTTCAGGGGAATCCCAATCGAGAAAGCCAATTTCCGTGGTAAATACGACATTTTTATTGCACATTTCCATGTGTCCACTTGA
- a CDS encoding response regulator, with protein sequence MVCEARILVVDDDPVSMAVIQGLLEREGYDICKMDTGGEALDLVTLDPAFDLILLDVILPDTDGITLCRTLKSNPGTEHIPIVLISGFRTDDTSIRNGLEAGADGYLLKPIEDVALRAWVRATLHISALHKELAARVSAAAPGEEETLRKFAKLSHAVNNPLQTLYATVDILSLNLPQSDELNALTADIFKHAETVAKLVAEASLQAKALLESRALAGKG encoded by the coding sequence ATGGTGTGTGAAGCGCGCATTCTGGTTGTGGACGATGATCCCGTAAGCATGGCCGTTATTCAGGGCTTGCTCGAGCGGGAAGGGTATGACATTTGCAAGATGGATACCGGCGGGGAGGCCTTGGATCTCGTCACGCTCGATCCGGCCTTCGATCTCATTCTGCTTGACGTCATCCTTCCGGATACGGACGGAATTACGCTCTGCCGGACGTTGAAAAGCAATCCCGGGACGGAGCATATTCCCATCGTTCTGATTTCCGGTTTTCGCACGGACGATACCAGCATACGGAACGGGTTGGAGGCCGGCGCCGATGGATATCTCCTGAAGCCTATCGAGGATGTGGCCTTGCGGGCATGGGTACGCGCCACACTGCACATCAGCGCGCTGCACAAAGAACTGGCGGCCCGCGTGTCGGCCGCCGCTCCGGGCGAGGAAGAAACCCTCCGCAAATTCGCCAAACTATCCCACGCGGTCAACAATCCGCTTCAAACCTTGTACGCGACCGTGGATATTCTTTCGTTGAACCTTCCGCAGAGCGATGAACTCAATGCGTTGACGGCCGATATTTTCAAACATGCGGAAACGGTGGCGAAACTGGTAGCGGAAGCCAGTCTCCAAGCGAAAGCCCTGCTCGAAAGCCGGGCGCTGGCCGGGAAAGGCTAG
- a CDS encoding glycosyltransferase family 2 protein, translated as MAIADAGEAKGRIAVVIPCYNAGNAVASVVARAIAVVSRVIVVDDGSTDGCTAPLSSMPVTMIVFPANRGKGFALLEGFRAALAMPDVEAAVVLDADGQHDPAEIPALCEKWRETGADLIIGARTFDRRLVPFWSWFGNVATVRVMAWLFGIRLPDTQSGFRLHGRRFLESVVETIPGGRYETEMAIVLKALREGYAVATTPIRTVYEAGNPTSHFRRLRDSMRVYRILVSAWFRRRR; from the coding sequence TTGGCCATTGCGGATGCCGGGGAAGCGAAAGGGCGGATCGCGGTCGTCATTCCCTGTTACAACGCGGGCAACGCGGTCGCATCGGTCGTTGCGCGGGCGATTGCCGTCGTTTCGCGCGTGATCGTCGTGGATGACGGCAGCACGGACGGATGCACGGCGCCACTCTCTTCGATGCCCGTCACGATGATCGTTTTTCCGGCCAATCGCGGCAAGGGATTTGCCCTGCTTGAAGGTTTTCGCGCGGCGCTTGCCATGCCGGACGTGGAAGCCGCGGTGGTGCTGGACGCCGACGGCCAGCACGATCCCGCCGAAATTCCGGCCTTGTGCGAAAAGTGGCGGGAAACGGGCGCCGATCTGATCATCGGCGCCCGGACCTTCGACCGGCGTCTCGTGCCGTTTTGGAGTTGGTTCGGAAACGTGGCCACGGTTCGCGTGATGGCCTGGCTTTTCGGAATCCGCCTGCCCGACACGCAAAGCGGGTTCCGGCTGCACGGCCGCCGTTTTCTGGAATCCGTCGTCGAAACGATCCCCGGTGGACGCTACGAAACCGAAATGGCGATTGTGTTGAAGGCCCTGCGCGAGGGGTATGCCGTCGCGACGACGCCCATACGCACCGTCTACGAGGCGGGAAATCCCACATCCCATTTCCGGCGGCTGCGGGATTCGATGCGGGTTTACCGCATACTGGTTTCAGCGTGGTTCCGGAGGAGGCGCTGA
- the ubiE gene encoding bifunctional demethylmenaquinone methyltransferase/2-methoxy-6-polyprenyl-1,4-benzoquinol methylase UbiE — protein MAPLRDASGVWRVFDGIARRYDIANTLLSMGSDRIWRRRLAGCICEDAPASVLDIATGTGEVLMALARHPRRPARLVGVDMSAEMLRVARRKVYGVPCLLARGDALRLPFPGETFDAAAIAFGIRNVADPGAALGEFARVLRKGGRMAVLEFSLPGNAWCRSVYLLYFRHVLPRIGGWLAGDRAAYHYLNASVETFPFGTAFCKIMDDAGFGEVHARPMSGGIATLYTGLRR, from the coding sequence ATGGCGCCTTTGCGCGACGCATCGGGGGTCTGGCGCGTGTTCGACGGCATTGCGCGGCGCTACGATATCGCCAATACGCTGCTTTCAATGGGCAGCGACCGAATCTGGCGGCGGCGGCTGGCGGGCTGTATTTGCGAAGACGCGCCCGCGTCCGTTCTCGACATCGCCACAGGCACGGGCGAAGTTCTCATGGCGCTGGCGCGGCATCCCCGGCGGCCGGCTCGTCTGGTCGGCGTGGACATGTCGGCAGAGATGCTTCGCGTGGCCCGCCGCAAGGTCTATGGCGTTCCCTGCCTGTTGGCGCGGGGCGACGCATTGCGCCTGCCGTTTCCCGGCGAAACGTTCGATGCGGCGGCGATTGCGTTCGGCATCCGAAATGTCGCGGACCCCGGCGCGGCATTGGGTGAGTTCGCGCGCGTGCTGCGGAAGGGCGGGCGCATGGCCGTGCTCGAATTTTCGCTGCCGGGGAACGCATGGTGCCGTTCGGTGTACCTGCTGTACTTCCGCCATGTCTTGCCGCGCATTGGCGGCTGGCTGGCGGGGGATCGCGCGGCGTATCATTACCTCAATGCAAGCGTCGAGACATTTCCTTTTGGAACCGCGTTTTGTAAGATCATGGACGATGCCGGATTCGGCGAGGTGCACGCGCGACCCATGAGTGGAGGCATCGCGACGTTGTATACCGGCTTGCGCCGATAG
- a CDS encoding isochorismate synthase, which translates to MTDVLNDAVSLEAEAPYAARIEIPVEEKSPRRWLAAQPHEEKTYWRDREGVFECACLGAADCLFAKKGGDPETLFAKIAQWLTLAHPRLRYYGGFCFDPGRPLQDPWKAFGAYRFILPRFELLRMGETRLLACNALIRGDADADRREIEAVRAGFSLIRWHVDDWATPDAVSVVNKTDNPKCGPWTRRVNAALRACEAGRFDKVVLARRTDLRMNGPVSPWRVLDRLANHTRGAYLFCFQPEPGTAFLGASPERLWKRAGGYVQSEAVAGTRPRGGSSTADRELGDALMHNDKELREHRFVAEGVRSVLQLVCDTMREDDGVSLIRLPNCQHLARRYEGLLADGYEDLDLLRAFHPTPAVGGTPSGEALAWIRETEPFSRGWYAAPVGWIGYDSSEFAVAIRSGLIVGDRVHAFAGAGIVPGSVAAAEWDELNNKIQPFLDATSGHAE; encoded by the coding sequence TTGACAGATGTCCTCAACGACGCCGTTTCGTTGGAGGCCGAAGCCCCGTATGCGGCCCGAATCGAGATTCCTGTCGAGGAAAAGTCGCCGCGCCGGTGGCTGGCCGCGCAACCGCACGAGGAGAAGACATACTGGCGCGATCGCGAAGGCGTATTCGAGTGCGCTTGCCTGGGCGCGGCGGACTGCCTTTTTGCGAAAAAGGGCGGCGATCCGGAAACCCTGTTTGCCAAAATCGCCCAGTGGCTGACATTGGCCCATCCACGGCTTCGTTATTACGGCGGCTTCTGTTTTGATCCCGGGCGCCCCTTGCAGGATCCATGGAAGGCGTTCGGCGCCTACCGCTTTATTTTGCCTCGATTTGAACTGCTTCGAATGGGCGAGACACGACTGTTGGCATGCAATGCGCTGATTCGCGGCGACGCGGATGCCGACCGCCGGGAAATCGAGGCGGTCCGCGCCGGGTTTTCGCTCATTCGATGGCATGTGGACGATTGGGCCACGCCGGATGCGGTCAGTGTGGTGAACAAAACGGACAATCCCAAATGCGGACCATGGACCCGGCGTGTGAACGCTGCGTTGCGCGCTTGCGAAGCAGGCCGTTTCGACAAGGTGGTGCTGGCCCGCCGGACCGATCTGCGCATGAATGGTCCCGTGAGTCCATGGCGCGTGCTCGACCGGCTCGCCAATCATACACGCGGCGCCTATCTTTTCTGTTTTCAGCCGGAACCGGGAACCGCCTTTCTGGGCGCATCTCCAGAACGTCTATGGAAACGGGCCGGGGGTTATGTCCAGAGCGAAGCAGTCGCGGGAACCCGCCCGCGCGGCGGATCTTCGACCGCCGACAGGGAACTGGGCGACGCGCTCATGCACAACGACAAGGAACTGCGGGAGCACCGGTTTGTCGCCGAAGGCGTCCGGTCCGTTCTGCAACTGGTGTGCGACACGATGCGGGAAGACGACGGCGTGTCGTTGATTCGTTTGCCCAACTGCCAGCATCTTGCCCGGCGCTACGAGGGTTTGCTGGCGGACGGATACGAGGACCTCGATTTGCTGCGCGCGTTTCATCCCACGCCGGCGGTCGGTGGAACGCCTTCCGGCGAGGCCCTGGCGTGGATTCGCGAGACGGAACCGTTCAGCCGGGGCTGGTATGCGGCCCCTGTCGGCTGGATCGGTTACGATAGTTCGGAGTTTGCGGTCGCCATCCGATCCGGGCTGATCGTGGGCGACAGGGTGCATGCGTTTGCGGGAGCGGGCATCGTCCCCGGCTCCGTGGCGGCCGCCGAATGGGACGAATTGAACAACAAAATTCAACCTTTTTTGGATGCAACAAGCGGCCATGCCGAATAA
- the menD gene encoding 2-succinyl-5-enolpyruvyl-6-hydroxy-3-cyclohexene-1-carboxylic-acid synthase encodes MPNNSADIANINRRTGALIVEELVRQGIDFFCISPGSRSTPLAMAVAGHPRVRFVVHTDERGAAFCALGWARASGRPAALICTSGTAAANYLPAIVEASMSGVPLIILTADRPPELVDTGSNQTIRQTGLYGPYVRWEFSLPCSDADIPPETILTTLDQAVCRAMHAPAGPVHVNCAFREPLMPAVPPDSPAFDFSCPPLCGWMQDRAPYTAYAAPERCPDTRTHQAILHRVTQTARGLLILGRFQRARDADAALALARALNWPVFADIASGLRLGTPDPPFVPYCDLLLSSPEIHAFCRPEIVLHIGAQLTSKRLLQHWQTYPPGMYWMVAEHPFRHDPVGRVTQRLEADVAPFCEWLAACVEPAQPEGWLDSWIQWAGAANHAIDACLAASDALSEPEIARLVSRHIAPSGALFLGNSMPVRDMDLFAVPDGPRVPVMSNRGASGIDGCLASAAGFSLGADSLVTAILGDLAVLHDLNSLALLKRARVILIIINNDGGGIFSFLPVSAYTRHFETFFATPHGLRFDSAAAMFGLPYHETRGRKEFIETYRTLQAMGASAIIEVRTARAENLLCHQALREAVTTAVAGKNPAGQGA; translated from the coding sequence ATGCCGAATAACTCCGCCGATATTGCCAACATCAATCGCCGTACCGGCGCGTTGATCGTGGAGGAACTGGTCCGGCAGGGTATAGATTTCTTCTGTATTTCCCCGGGTTCGCGCAGCACGCCCCTGGCGATGGCGGTGGCCGGTCATCCGCGGGTGCGGTTCGTCGTTCACACGGACGAGCGCGGCGCCGCGTTCTGTGCCTTGGGCTGGGCACGCGCCTCGGGGCGCCCGGCAGCATTGATTTGCACATCCGGCACGGCCGCGGCCAACTATCTGCCGGCCATTGTCGAGGCTTCGATGTCGGGTGTGCCCTTGATCATCTTGACGGCGGATCGTCCCCCGGAACTCGTGGACACGGGATCCAATCAAACCATTCGTCAGACGGGTTTATACGGTCCCTATGTACGCTGGGAATTTTCTTTGCCGTGTTCGGACGCCGACATTCCGCCGGAAACCATCCTCACGACTCTTGATCAGGCCGTGTGCCGCGCGATGCACGCGCCCGCAGGCCCCGTTCATGTGAACTGCGCGTTCCGTGAACCGCTGATGCCCGCCGTGCCGCCCGATTCGCCCGCGTTCGATTTCTCCTGTCCCCCGTTGTGCGGCTGGATGCAGGACCGCGCCCCGTATACCGCGTATGCCGCGCCCGAACGCTGTCCGGATACCCGAACCCATCAGGCGATTCTCCACCGCGTGACACAAACGGCGCGCGGTCTGCTCATCCTGGGCCGTTTTCAGCGGGCCAGGGATGCCGATGCGGCCCTGGCGCTTGCGCGGGCCTTGAACTGGCCCGTATTCGCCGATATCGCTTCCGGATTGCGCCTGGGAACGCCCGATCCCCCCTTCGTTCCCTATTGCGATTTATTATTGTCCTCGCCGGAGATCCACGCATTCTGCCGTCCAGAAATCGTGTTGCACATCGGTGCGCAACTCACGTCGAAACGCCTGCTGCAACATTGGCAGACATACCCCCCCGGCATGTATTGGATGGTCGCGGAACACCCGTTCCGGCACGATCCGGTCGGACGCGTCACGCAACGACTCGAAGCGGACGTGGCGCCGTTTTGCGAATGGCTCGCGGCATGCGTCGAACCCGCGCAACCCGAGGGGTGGCTCGATTCATGGATCCAATGGGCCGGCGCCGCCAATCACGCGATAGACGCATGCCTCGCGGCCTCGGATGCCTTGAGCGAGCCGGAAATCGCGCGGCTTGTCTCGCGCCATATTGCACCAAGCGGCGCACTGTTTTTGGGCAACAGCATGCCTGTCCGCGACATGGATCTGTTTGCCGTGCCGGACGGCCCCCGCGTGCCCGTCATGTCCAATCGCGGCGCAAGCGGCATTGACGGCTGCCTGGCGTCGGCGGCGGGATTCAGCCTCGGCGCGGACTCCCTCGTAACGGCCATTCTCGGCGATCTGGCCGTGTTGCACGATCTCAATTCGTTGGCTTTGTTGAAACGCGCGCGTGTCATCCTGATCATAATCAACAACGACGGGGGCGGCATATTCTCGTTTCTGCCCGTCTCGGCCTATACCCGTCATTTCGAGACCTTTTTCGCGACGCCGCACGGATTGCGCTTCGATTCCGCCGCCGCGATGTTCGGCCTGCCCTATCACGAGACCCGGGGGCGCAAGGAATTCATCGAAACATACCGGACACTTCAGGCCATGGGCGCATCGGCCATCATCGAGGTCCGCACGGCGCGCGCGGAAAATCTCTTGTGCCACCAAGCCCTGCGCGAGGCCGTGACAACGGCGGTTGCCGGAAAAAATCCCGCGGGCCAAGGGGCATAG
- the menH gene encoding 2-succinyl-6-hydroxy-2,4-cyclohexadiene-1-carboxylate synthase yields the protein MENIAFRLHGRIHGTGHAPWLVFLHGFLGDGRDWDEIATELKTHFSCLCVDLPGHGASRVERPCAPGEILDALFKLLDECRIDRCGLIGYSMGGRVALRMAVAAPERINRLVLESASPGIQADADRLARQKADAAWMALMKEGGMEAFLEKWYAQPLFDTLYRNPARREELRQRRMRQDPRQLAMALQSMGAGAWPPAWKDWPSLRMPALLIAGRDDARYAAMAERMAAQNSRAQVWLVSGCGHNVHWEDPASYTAAIQKFLMDT from the coding sequence GTGGAGAACATCGCTTTCCGTTTGCATGGAAGGATTCATGGGACGGGTCACGCGCCATGGCTGGTGTTCCTGCACGGTTTTCTGGGGGATGGCCGGGACTGGGATGAAATCGCGACCGAACTGAAGACGCATTTTTCATGCCTCTGCGTGGACCTGCCCGGTCATGGCGCGTCGCGTGTCGAACGGCCCTGCGCGCCCGGGGAAATCCTTGACGCGCTGTTCAAACTGCTCGACGAATGCCGGATCGATCGGTGCGGGCTGATCGGGTATTCGATGGGAGGGCGCGTGGCGTTGCGCATGGCGGTGGCGGCCCCCGAGCGTATCAACCGGCTTGTGCTCGAATCCGCTTCTCCGGGAATTCAGGCGGACGCCGATCGCCTTGCCCGGCAAAAGGCGGACGCTGCATGGATGGCTTTGATGAAGGAAGGCGGCATGGAGGCATTTCTTGAAAAATGGTATGCCCAGCCGCTCTTCGATACGCTTTACCGCAATCCGGCTCGACGGGAGGAACTCCGTCAACGGCGCATGCGGCAAGATCCCCGCCAACTCGCGATGGCGCTGCAAAGCATGGGCGCGGGCGCATGGCCCCCGGCATGGAAGGACTGGCCATCCCTGCGCATGCCGGCGCTTCTCATCGCCGGGCGCGACGATGCCCGATACGCCGCCATGGCCGAACGAATGGCCGCGCAAAATTCCCGTGCGCAAGTCTGGCTCGTTTCCGGTTGCGGCCATAACGTGCATTGGGAAGATCCCGCGTCATATACTGCCGCCATTCAAAAGTTTTTGATGGACACATAG
- the menB gene encoding 1,4-dihydroxy-2-naphthoyl-CoA synthase, translated as MTKTTETSVQPIQWQEAGVYKEILYHKAEGIAKITINRPRVRNAFTPLTVDEMMHALNDARFDPNVGVVILTGAGDKAFCSGGDQRVRGHAGYMDERGVARLNVLDFQRQMRTCPKPIIAMVAGYAIGGGHILHLMADLTIAADNAIFGQTGPRVGSFDAGYGSAYLARIVGQKKAREIWFLCRQYDARQALDMGLVNAVVPLARLEEETVQWCREILANSPIALRCIKAAMNADCDGQAGLQELAGDATMLFYMSEEGQEGRDAYLEKRPPNFGKFPRRP; from the coding sequence ATGACGAAAACGACAGAAACAAGCGTACAGCCCATTCAATGGCAGGAAGCCGGCGTTTACAAGGAAATTCTCTATCACAAGGCGGAAGGCATCGCGAAAATCACGATTAACCGTCCGCGAGTGCGCAACGCATTCACGCCCCTGACAGTGGACGAAATGATGCACGCCCTCAACGATGCGCGATTCGATCCCAACGTCGGCGTTGTCATTCTGACGGGCGCAGGCGACAAGGCCTTTTGTTCGGGGGGCGATCAGCGCGTGCGCGGCCATGCCGGCTACATGGACGAGCGCGGTGTGGCCCGGCTGAATGTGCTCGACTTTCAACGGCAAATGCGGACCTGTCCGAAACCCATCATCGCGATGGTCGCGGGATACGCCATCGGCGGCGGCCACATCCTCCACCTCATGGCCGACCTAACCATCGCGGCGGACAACGCGATCTTCGGACAAACCGGCCCGCGCGTCGGTTCGTTCGACGCGGGTTACGGTTCGGCCTATCTCGCGCGCATTGTCGGCCAGAAAAAAGCGCGCGAAATTTGGTTCCTGTGCAGGCAATACGACGCCCGGCAGGCGCTCGACATGGGACTTGTCAACGCGGTGGTGCCTCTGGCGCGACTCGAAGAAGAAACCGTGCAGTGGTGCCGGGAAATATTGGCGAATTCGCCGATCGCCCTGCGCTGCATCAAGGCGGCGATGAATGCCGATTGTGACGGACAGGCCGGATTGCAGGAACTCGCGGGTGATGCAACGATGCTGTTCTACATGAGCGAAGAAGGCCAAGAAGGACGCGATGCCTATCTTGAAAAACGTCCGCCCAATTTCGGCAAGTTTCCCCGACGGCCGTGA